In Toxoplasma gondii ME49 chromosome II, whole genome shotgun sequence, the genomic stretch CTCAACGAATTCCCACCGGCCTAGTTTCACTGAACACCAGACGTGGCGTAACGCTGATGCTTGGGGCATGCCTCGctcagagagacgcgaggaaacTTTTCCATGTGTCGTTTGCCCACGactttccactttctcctgCCACTGCGAGTCGTCGGGTCGCACACACCGACCTCCTCTCTGAAATGAAGCAGAACTTTCTCCTCTGGCTCTCCACGCCCTTCTAGGGACCATGTGGCTACACCGAGAAAGAGTCCAGGGGGGGTTTGCCCTAGGCACTCTTCAGTGGGGAATGGTGTACAGCAGTCATGAAGACCTTGGTTGTTGGCATCGCATAAATGGCGTCCTATTCAGTGTCCTAGATGCTAAATTGCAGAATTCGTCAAAATATCCGTGTCTGTTTATCATAGCTGGAATCCGAGTCCGGATTCCAGGTGCTTAAATATCAGAAATCGGAAGGACCTTCGTTGTCGAAAATAGCCGTTCCGCTTTCGACTGCGGGGTTACGAGAGCAAGTTTCGACTTTAAAAAAGTTAAATACCTGGCGGCAATCGCGTTCTGTCGTCGTGAACAAGAAAAATTTGCACGACGCACCCCTACAGGAAACTCGGTGGGCATTTGGCGAATTGAAACTTCATTTCTTACTTGCAGACTTTCTCCCCTCTACATCTGCACTTGCGAAACTCATGTCTCTTCCACAGACCCAATCAAGAAAGCGACAGCCCCGTTTCTTGAAAAAAAATCGACGAGCTGCTCTGCATCCCCCCTTTCCCTCACCTTTTTCACCCTTCTCCCGaagtttctctgtttcggaactctcttctcgccttcagaAGCCCCACAGATCGACATGGTCTCCAGACAGACCCCTCTTAGCTGAGACGATCTTTGTACGCGCCGAGAAGAGCTCCAGATCTCATCCCCGCGTTTTTCGATCTACGTCAGAAGCGCCTTGTGCAGATGCATCCACGTCCGACTGCAGCCTCCATACGCACCCGCATTTTCGTTCTGGCCCCAGAGacctttcgctctttctcagTTTTCCCTGCTCGTGAGGAGCAACGACAAACGCCACATGCACGCGACTTGGAGACGAACGCCCcagtctttcttttctcatgCAAGAttcgcatcttcttctttcacttTCTCGCTGTTCGCCTCGGCGGGAGAGACCGCAGAGGGACCCGCCTGCCGTCGCGCGTAGCGTCGACTCGCCTCGTAAAAGTGGTTTGGATGATTTCCTACGCCTTCACCTGCAGACAGCAAATTGAATCGATGGAAGGTGAAACGACATATGCGTGCTCACGAGGCGAAACAGCGGCCATTCTAAGGCTAAAGAGGTTGAGGGTCCAGGCCAGCGCGAAGTTGACCCTCAGATTCCGCGCAGAAACGTCGCGCCagcaaggagagacgacCATAGTGAAGAGTCTGTGTGCAGCTTATCGCCAAACCTTTTCAGCAGAGTGTCGCCGAGGGCGATCTGCAGCAGTTCTTGTGCGCTCTTCAACATCGCAGCTATCTTTGCTGAAATCCCTTCCCTCACAACCACGGGGACACAACTGTTTCTCAGGTCCTTCAGTCGTGATAAGCCTCCCTTCTCCAAAACCGCATTAGGTCTTCGGGTCACTTGGAGACTCCTCCGTATCTTGTTCGTTCTTCAGCATGCGATGGAGACCACCAATACCCTTGGTGTGCACCTCGCCCATTCAAATGCCAGCGAGGGATGACACCTTGTGAAtcagacaaagagacaagaagtcGTATCAGAGTCTCGCCTCTTACCTTCGCTTCCAGGGTGCGTTTGCATGAAGAATTCGCGACAGGCCAGCTGATATTCGTTGGTGTCTTTGTACTTCAAGACCGGCAGCAGTTGATTgactgcgagagaagaaaaaaggcgacAAGCAATTCTCCATGTAAAAAGCCGTttggaaacgcatgcatgcaggcttCAGCCATCAGGAAACCCACAGAAAAGGCATCTTTGTCGACACCTCTTTGGACCCCCGAATCTCTGGATCCAAAGCGGACAGAAAACTCGCGAGACAACCTCTCCTGTTGCCGGCTGTCGGAACCCACAGGTTTCTATGTACGGCTTTCAGTGAAGGAGATCTGCAGCGAAGATCGAACTCCCCTGGGAAGCAAttctccgcgttttctgtttcttgcaCCTTGTCTCTGCTTCAGAAGGCTGTGCCTCGCTTGCGCCCACGACagttcttttccttttccaaaTCTGCCCAGAAAAAGAGATCGACTTGGAAAAAGATTGCAGTTGTTTCATCTCCGTTAGAGTGCCGGGATTTGTGTTTGCTGCGTAGTTCTACACCACAAAAAGTACAACCGGCAAGTCGCCTTTTCGCGGTCGCCACCTtcgactctctcctccgGACGCATGTGcacttcgctgtctcctttgggAGGGtgacgaaacgaagacatctgcttctctcagCGCAGTTCTCGTCATCATCCGAGCCTGCCAAGTGACCTTCGGGGCTGCTTCTCGCGAACCCGGAATGAATTCAAAACACCAAGAGGCCCAAAGAGTCCAGTGCCCTGGGTCTCGCCACTTCGTGCACGGGTGTCCTTACAGCTGAGGCCGAACTCGGTGAGCAGCTTCTGCAGTTGCGGCTTGTCAAAGTGCTTGAAGGGACATCCGTGGAAGTCGCCGACGCCCGGCGTCTGCGAAAAAGAAATGCCGCAACGCCCAAAGAGTCTGAACTCCCCTGAAAAATCTAGTTTTTCCCCTGGAATCCTGGACAACAAACGATACTGAAGACGCTTTTCAGCCGCAGCAACGTCAAGACACTTCGAACACTGGAACAGTGAAGAACCACgtgaaagagagaactgaaGAATCGCGGAGGgacggcgggagagagagagaaaacgagactaagagtcgagaagaaacgagagtgtggggaaggagagggcaACTCCACGAGAAAGCTCCTCTAGGCTTGAACCGgtcaagaaaaaacaaagggtCGGGAAAAGTCTCCAAACACGAGAAGAGCTCCGAACAGAACACAAAAGGAGGAAATGGAAGAAATCTTGCACCAAGCCCCAGCGAAGCCACAGACGCTGAAACACAGGTTAAATAAAGTAAAAAAAGACATTACAGGCAGTTCCTCAACAGCAGTGATGCACTGATCACGCATTgggatgtatatatatctatatatataatatgcatatatgaaTATGATGTCGACTTAACGATGTAcatttttatatatatatatatatttcgGCATAGACAGTCTGCATATAAATCTGTCTATCTCTATACCACCTGTGaatcaatatatatataaatataaatatgtacatCCAACtttgtatatctatatctatctcgAAATAGTTAGATCAAGAGATGTCCCTTTGACGAAGTCAGCGGACGTGAAAGTTCCTGGATCCTCAACACTGTTACGTCTCTGTATCAGATACCGCACCTCGAGAGAATTTTCAAGGAtaaacagacagaagactTTCCCCCTGGGCATTACCTGAAGCATGCCTCCTCCAGAAATGATTTTTGAGCAGCTGAGAGGCGGATAGTCTGCCCGCTTTCCTTCCTGGCCGTAGATGTGCCGTAGGGTGTAAGAGTGTCTGAAAGCAGCGAATCGAATTTGCGACAGCAGCGAAGCGGACGTTCCCCAGATTTGTCAACGCGCCCTCTGACGACGCTTGAACCCTCTTCAGCACAGCCCCTGCGGCAGCTGTCGATGCGAATTCCAAAGGTGGCGAGAGAAATCCGACAAAACAAGTGacagccttttctctccttttgccCCTTCACTGTCGACACCgatctctgctttctcccgcTAGGTGATGGAATCGAAACGGGGCGTTTCAATTGACAGAACAACAGACAAGAATGGGAACAAGGACGGAAGTGtctctccgcgttctccGCCTATCTGAAGCACTGCGAAAAGACTCTGAAACACGAGAACAAAACGCAAGCCATCccgagaacgagagaaggaaaagaaagagaacgcgcgagagggagactctgaggagacaggagaagacgctAAAGTGGACATGAGTAGCTACAGCTCGAAGAGTCTTTTCTCCGATTCAGATCCTGGTGGAGTCAGAAGTCTTTCTAGCGTCCTAACTACACCGAGAAATCCCCGTTTTCCATGAATTACGACGGACGCTGCATTTGCGAGAAAAGTCATTAACATCGTCTTTCAAGTGTTCTGAGACCGAGAGAACGTGGAAGAAACGGGGCGCATGCGTAAGatcagaaaaaagcgaaagagagatgcGCTGGCTGTTTAGGTCCTCACTCTCGGTCGAACTTCTGGGCGTCCTGCCACAGCGCTCGGTTGAACTGGAGATTCTCTTCCAACTTCATCCCTGCGCcctgcacagacacacgcgcGACGCGAAACGCGAACACAAAACTGTGCAGAAATAACAAGCCATGTAATCCTAAAAAAGAGGTAAGTACAAAGGAAGATGTAGTTATAAAAAATGAAAAAAGTGCAACTGTAGGAAACGGTGAAATTGTATAAAAAAGTGTAAACACCTGCGCTTCCCTGGCAGAAAACACGGAAGTTACAAGTTGCGGCTTTGGGCTACGGACTCGTTGATTGGCAGACGCGCCAGGACACCAGATCGCAAAAACTGCGGGAACGAAAGCTGAGAACTCTTCGTCTTGCATTCCGATGCACAAAAGAGCCTTTTCTCGAGGGAGAAAAGCTGtagaaaacggagacgaagaagggacCTACAACAGTTGTGTTGTCCACACCCTCGAGGTGTTAAACgcagagcgaaaaaacacaaaataTAAACAGAGATACGCGCGTGAATTTGCAGACCTGCAGACACTCatctacacacatatacgcacatatatatacaaatatacgGAGAGGAGCAGTTTTTTTCGAGCTTCGTTCCGCGGCAACGGAAGCATCAGATCGATGGAGACGTGccagctgtacagacaccccagGGGCGAGAGATGTTCCTCTGTGCATTGCGAGATTTTCttgcggagaagacgcgaaccCGCGAGACCAAGACCATCTGTGAACGTGGAGCAGAGGCGACAACTTTTCAGGAACGTACTTTGAAGAAAAGCCACAGTTGAAGTCTGCCAGAGTGACGCATGTGGTGGtcgcgcctgcatgcaccgaagACACCCCGCAGAAAGGAACCTGGGTGGAAGCAGAACGAAGCGAATCCGGCTCTCAGCCTGTCTCTGGCGCCAAGACTCGCGCTTCGAAAGCTTTCTTGGTAGCCTCGATTCCAAGCGTCAAGTCTTCAGATCCACTTTCCACCTTGCAGGGTCTCTTGACGCTGCGAAACTGTCGATCTCTCTAATATGGCAGAGGCAGCCGGCGTCTTGACGCCTCTTACGCACATGTAGGCCCCAAAgaggcgacgcatgcacggcgGGAAGGAACTGCGCCAGACCTGAAGAGCGCCGCAAAAAGCCACGGAGTAAAAGAGCAGGCAGACAGTTGTTGAAAAGACTCCTCCAGTGAAAgaggcgctgcatgcgctccagAGAACTCACAAACGTTTTCCGAAATGCCTCCGCAGTCAATCGCTTCTCAACAACATCTCAAATCCACCTTCACGTTCATTCTGTCGCATACTccatacagatatacatgcACTTCCAGAGGCAGATGATAGAGTGTTTGCATGCGTAGCTGGTGGATCAGGGAACAAGGTGTTTGTGTGATACGGACAGACCTTTATATCCACCGAGTGATCTGTACTCCTAACATCTGCATCTGCATTTCTATCTCTGACGCTTATTCTCTCCTTATGTACACAaaccactgcatgcgtctgagTGTATCGACCTACGGATCTCCACCTTTCTGTGTGCCAACATCGACTAGTCTACTGCTCTGTACACCTTCTTGTGtacgcgtcttctctgcatctctgtCTGTTTACAAGCCGCATCTTTGCTGTCCTCATCTGTGCCTTTTTTTGCACCTTTTTGTGTCTGTCTATCTAGAGGTCGAGACACGAACATTCAAACAGGCGTGAGAAGTGGAAAAGCGAGTAAAAgtcctttgctttcttcgtgCTCACGTCTTTGACGTTTTGTGGAGTGAGACGATCTTCAGCAGTCTCCACGGCGTCCTTGCGAAAGTCCtttcctgcatgcaacggccagaagaaacgaacgatggagacgatggagacgatggagacgaaacggGAAGGAACGCCGTCGTGTCTGACGCTGGCGCTCGTTCATTCATAGATCGACAGCAGACTTCCACAGCCTCGCGAAATCCAAAGCAAACGCCCTTCGGTTGAACTGTTGCGTGTTTCCTTTGCAAAATCAGAGCAATGGACTAAATACCCAGCGCCATGTGCTCTCAGCATCTCTCGGAATCATCGTTAAGaaactgtgcatgcaacacAGATAAGGAAACAGCAGGAGCTACACTCCTTGGTACACACCACAGAAATGGGATCTTGCTTCCCCGATCTTTTTTGCATCCAGCAGTCGGAAAACGCGCCCTCTCGGGCCTttgagaagaaacacaccCACGGCAatgcgcatgcatatgcatgaCGAAAACAAGCGGCTGGGACGAGAGCGGGCGCTGTGAGGAGAAACGTCATGTCGGACAGAGCGGACTGTTGCGGTCatgagaagagaggaaaaaggagggaaaaagacaaggtgAAGAGCGTCGAACCTGACACGAATCGAGTTCGAAACTACAGAGCTGTGCCTATTCGATGTCATCGTTATCGCAGGATTCAAGAGTCTGTAGCCCACACTGTTCTTCGGAGAGAATATGAGTTTCGACACGGCCGTGAAAATCGAAGAAAGGCGGGACTCCAAAGCACCCCTATGGCCATGAACGATCAATCGCATTGGGGGATCGGAAACGCGACAGTGTTTCGGGCGCTTGTTTGCTtcaaggaaacgcagagaaccGTTCTTCCTTGCCGTTTCCGCAGTTTGCCTCTGGAAGGTCACGAAAAAAGTCTGCAAACCCCCGCAAGACTCACCAATGTACACTGTCGGAATGGCCATCAGCAGCTCGCCAATTCGTGCGTCTCCGAAAACGTTTGtctgcggagagaaaaaacgagagagagacgcacatgTGAAGCTTCAAGCCGAAAGGATGCTCTGAAGAGAGCAACACAGAGACGGTGGGCGTACAACGGAAGAAcggctcttcgtcttccggaTCACACAGGGAGAACTCCTTTTCCGCCGTGAAAACGGGGATCTCTCGTCAGTTTTCATCCTCCGTTTCATTGACGAGGCTCATCGCGAGGCGTCGCACCCTGCCTGCAGGGGGCGGAACTGGCCAGCTCGCCGCTCGTTTTCGAAGCCCCTCGACACAAAAACGAAACTCTCAATACACAGTTCCTCACAGACAACATTTCCATTGGTATCTCTCTTTACATCGAGACACGGCGCATGCGGATTCACACTCGACTCTGTGCAGCGCGTCTCCCCCGCGTATTTCTTTCCACCGCTTggacaacgcatgcaggtgcAAACATGCACGCTTGTTCATCCAGTGCCGAAGAGGCGCCCGgccctgtctctgcagttctCGCAGGTGCAGTCGCACGCAGTATCCGAGGGCGGTTaaatctcttcttcctcggcttaTGCAAGACAGACAGGCCCGACGTTTCCAGAGACtgctctcgcgctcctcccgcgtccttttcctcccgcgtccttttcctcccgcGTCCTTTTCGTCGCGAGCTCTTGTGACTTTGGCACTGGAACTGAAAAGGGAACTCAGTTATTTGCCTAGATCCgaagcacagacacacaagcacaaacacacacacacacacacagagatccCCCCGGCGTTCACGCCAGGCGCTTTCGCGAAAGGCGAAAAAGTAAAAGACCCACCTGAAGGGTACTCTGTCGAGAGTCGAGGAGCGAAAAGCATTCCGACAGCACCGATCTGAagacaaaaggaaaaagacatCGCATAAACCATTCACGGACTGGCCCGAAAGACCCACACCACTGAAGAACATACTCCCAGTTCTTCGGGGTTCTCGCCTGactttgtctgtctctctgtgcgacCAGGAAGTTATCGAGTGCCCCAGGGAATCTCGCTCGCTGAACTGTAAACTCGGATGCGCGCatgcgaaggcgaggagttTCCAACCGCGCAACCTCTCTGCTCGTGTCTCACTTCGCAGCCAAGGAGACACAGTCTCTACGCGAGTTGCGAGGccaaaggggaagaagaaaaagagacgaagacggcagagaagaagaacagaaagacgaggaaaaagaccaaagggaagaagacgacaagggagaagagaaaaagacggaaaaagagacgccgaagaaggagaagacgaagagatgGGAGAGCCGGACACGAGAGCAGGAGCAGGCCATAGGATTTCCGCGACCTACTTGAACTTGCCGAGCAGAACTTGGTCCATGTCTGTGAAAGGGACGTAGGCGATAAAGCCTGCGAGGTCGCGAGAAAACGTTGAACGACAGAACGGAACAACGCGTGTGTAGGGGAGACAGTGAGGTCACTCGAAGCCAAAAGAAACTGCTTCGGCATCAAAGGGACCCGCCTTGACTGCTCTCTGCCGCATTCGCCGATTCGGAAAGTCGCACTAATCTACAAAGTGTGGCAAGAAGTGGAGTCGGAAAGAGCGCTGGACTTAcggtggatgtacacccgGCGTCGGGCAACCAGAGACGCCGCATCGGGGTAAAAGGGAACCTGCACAGAGTCACAGAGTGTTTGCAGAGATccagaaaaacgcgtttcccCGTGACCACCCAGAACGGCAGTTCTTCCTCCTAGAGTTGCTGCAAACGACATTCGCTGCAGCGCTGCACCCGACGTTTCCCAGCAACGcgcgtcgaggagaagcgactgGTCACGCTTCCCCCAGCCTACGCGACCCAAACGGCGCCAatgcacacagaaaaaagactcCGCTCAAAGTCCTGTCTTAAACATGCTTCTGACCACATTCGCATCTAAGTAACAGTTTTCGCTCGCTAATACCAGTAACGACagcacacacaaacatacatatacacatatatatatatatataaatatatatatgtatatatgtatatatgtatatatc encodes the following:
- a CDS encoding DNA primase, large subunit (encoded by transcript TGME49_297840); this translates as MPRFSRSPSDAGVFGGHGQMSAFSMEEERRREYGPHSALVDSFLGIGGSPYMYDLLGRFPHPISLYQHLPHLSTIPVKALEEVAVQRLRVLNFLHEKFGAETSLSPAVLREMGARKPNTTPAACAAPGSLRAPTAEAELKQLLEEAGLMLARPVGGAAPAPSPELTQAVAMRDAISHFALRLAFSTDKERQQWFVRQEARLFLYRLEELMKFRGDSPGTGFERDQPFDEFLRREGLDYDFVTRPQRPDSPAMALWQRATEFRGADASAAYSYQELRLFLVPFYPDAASLVARRRVYIHRFIAYVPFTDMDQVLLGKFKSVLSECFSLLDSRQSTLQTNVFGDARIGELLMAIPTVYIGKDFRKDAVETAEDRLTPQNVKDVWRSSFPPCMRRLFGAYMRDHHMRHSGRLQLWLFFKGAGMKLEENLQFNRALWQDAQKFDREHSYTLRHIYGQEGKRADYPPLSCSKIISGGGMLQTPGVGDFHGCPFKHFDKPQLQKLLTEFGLSFNQLLPVLKYKDTNEYQLACREFFMQTHPGSEGEGVGNHPNHFYEASRRYARRQAGPSAVSPAEANSEKVKEEDANLA